TGATTTTCCATTAAATAAAATAGCAGTAGTTCAGCTTTTTTTTAAAAAACCTTCGATTTAGTTTTCGAAGGTTTTTTATTTTAAGATATTATTTATTTGACAGTTATTATTTTTTTTAATACAATTAATATTTAAATTAAATGTAGGTTAAAATGGGCCGTCAAGCGCTTAATTATAAAAATAAAAAATTATTTATTGAAGATGTAGGTTTCGAAAAACTGGTTGAAAAGTTTGGTACACCGCTTTATGTATATAGTTTTTCTGAATTAACAAAAAGTATCAAAACGTATAAGGAAGCTTTTTCTTCCTGTAAAACGTTATTTTGTTACGCCTGCAAGGCCAACAGCAGCCTGGAACTTTTAAATATAATGAGAAAATCAGGTTTTGGGACGGATATTGTATCGCGCGGGGAATTATTCGTTTCTTTGAAGGCCGGGGTCCCGCCGGATAGAATTGTTTACAGCGGTGTTGGCAAAAGAGAGGATGAGATAGTTGATGCGCTTGACGCGAATATTCTCATGTTTAATGTCGAATCGGAGGAAGAGCTTTTAGAAATAAACCGTGTGGCGTTAAATTTGAATAAAAAAGCCCGTGTAAGTTTTAGGATAAATCCGGATGTCGATCCTGAAACACACCGTTATATTTCCACGGGTTTGGCTTTAAGCAAATTCGGGATTGACATAAAGGACGCGGAGAAACACTATCAAAACGCGGTTAAGTTAAAAGGAATAGAAGTGGTTGGGTGCCAAATGCATATCGGGTCGCAATTAACTAAATTGTCCCCGGTTGTTGAGGCCTGCGGGAAACTGGTTGACCTGGTGAAAAGACTCAGGGAAAAGGGGGTAAGGATAACTTATCTTGATTTGGGCGGCGGCCTCGGCATTACTTATAAAAATGAGAAGGTCCCCGGACCCGGCCGTCTCGCAGAAAAAATATTGCCTTTAATCAAGCAATTAGATGTAATATTAATCCTTGAGCCGGGGCGTTCTATTGTCGGAAACAGCGGAGTTCTTTTGACGGAGGTTTTATATTTCAAAAATAAACATAATAAAAATTTTATTATTATCGATGCGGGTATGAATGATTTAATTCGCCCGTCATTATATGACGCATATCATGAAATAGTACCCTGTGTAATTAATAACAGCAAAAAAATCAGGGCGGATATTGTCGGCCCTGTATGT
Above is a genomic segment from bacterium containing:
- the lysA gene encoding diaminopimelate decarboxylase, with protein sequence MGRQALNYKNKKLFIEDVGFEKLVEKFGTPLYVYSFSELTKSIKTYKEAFSSCKTLFCYACKANSSLELLNIMRKSGFGTDIVSRGELFVSLKAGVPPDRIVYSGVGKREDEIVDALDANILMFNVESEEELLEINRVALNLNKKARVSFRINPDVDPETHRYISTGLALSKFGIDIKDAEKHYQNAVKLKGIEVVGCQMHIGSQLTKLSPVVEACGKLVDLVKRLREKGVRITYLDLGGGLGITYKNEKVPGPGRLAEKILPLIKQLDVILILEPGRSIVGNSGVLLTEVLYFKNKHNKNFIIIDAGMNDLIRPSLYDAYHEIVPCVINNSKKIRADIVGPVCESGDFLAKDRLIPLVHKNDYLCVRSAGAYGFSMASNYNLRLKPAEVIVNNDKFYLIRERELLDDLLNHQKIAGL